A window of Rubricoccus marinus contains these coding sequences:
- a CDS encoding cupin domain-containing protein encodes MTEHSTPREALLVVLHGTAEVAIDGTPHTLASGEAIYLPAAVPHSVYAPEAMRMLLVTLAA; translated from the coding sequence GTGACTGAGCACTCGACGCCTCGGGAGGCGCTGCTCGTCGTGCTGCACGGAACGGCGGAGGTGGCCATCGATGGAACGCCCCACACGCTCGCCTCTGGCGAGGCGATTTACTTGCCGGCAGCGGTCCCGCACAGCGTTTACGCGCCAGAGGCCATGCGGATGCTTCTCGTCACGCTAGCGGCCTGA
- the ccoO gene encoding cytochrome-c oxidase, cbb3-type subunit II has product MFNRLIRANGRHRRLEGWPLVFTILTTGAILVGTVVEFAPVFLVGGATEPLATVHPPTPLELAGRDLYIREGCNNCHSQMVRPFRQEEIRYGPYTRAAETVYETPHLWGSKRTGPDLMRVGGKYPHLWHVRHMENPRSTSPASIMPPYPHMLTRETDFESLPGKMRGLRRLGLPYTDAEIENAVALAQAQADSIAADVVAQGGPDRLARKEIIALTAYLQRLGTEFDGSPAEEDRELHEEQEAIEVLTDAATPEATPAQASGAAPSPRAN; this is encoded by the coding sequence ATGTTCAACCGACTCATCCGCGCGAACGGCCGCCACCGACGCCTCGAAGGCTGGCCCCTCGTGTTCACCATCCTCACGACCGGCGCCATCCTGGTCGGCACCGTCGTCGAGTTCGCGCCCGTCTTCCTCGTGGGCGGCGCAACCGAGCCTCTGGCGACCGTCCACCCGCCGACGCCGCTCGAACTGGCCGGCCGCGACCTCTACATCCGCGAGGGCTGCAACAACTGCCACAGCCAGATGGTGCGGCCGTTCCGCCAGGAGGAGATCCGCTACGGGCCGTACACCCGCGCGGCGGAAACCGTCTACGAGACGCCGCACCTCTGGGGCTCCAAGCGCACCGGCCCGGACCTGATGCGCGTCGGCGGTAAGTACCCGCACCTGTGGCACGTGCGCCACATGGAGAACCCGCGTTCCACGAGCCCGGCCTCCATCATGCCGCCGTACCCGCACATGCTCACGCGCGAGACGGACTTCGAGTCGCTGCCCGGCAAGATGCGCGGCCTCCGCCGCCTCGGCCTGCCGTACACCGACGCCGAGATCGAGAACGCCGTCGCGCTGGCTCAGGCACAGGCCGACTCCATCGCGGCCGACGTGGTAGCGCAGGGCGGCCCAGACCGGCTCGCGCGGAAGGAGATCATCGCGCTCACGGCCTACCTCCAGCGCCTCGGGACCGAGTTCGACGGCTCGCCCGCCGAAGAGGACCGCGAGCTCCACGAAGAGCAAGAGGCCATCGAGGTGCTGACCGACGCCGCCACGCCAGAGGCCACGCCTGCCCAAGCCTCTGGCGCCGCCCCCTCCCCTCGCGCCAACTGA
- a CDS encoding S8 family serine peptidase, translating to MINPLVASDEVFRGQDVRRRGYIQDSTPGVAITVSNRDLALITTLLEINPLVASVEFDISFALPSLGDPYAPLRHDYTGGLRDLALGADPTFSGQMTPWNIEMVGGHRSSAASGDGTGTVDVDVYVIDSGVDHPDVHVVESATFFQEGAGPGSSLHGNHVAAIIAAKDDGSGTVGVAPGARVHSLDVFDASGQARMSQILAALDHVIAAKRADPSRPMVINMSLGASTGTTEHNALDRAVEVALAEGITVVISAGNDATDAALVSPAHVEDAITVGAVDSRHLFAFDFSNRGRRVDVLAPGVRVVSAADGSRFARLDGTSMAAPHVAGAAALILAKAPGASPDAVQQTIRRTSRNTVNSRAPQTTGRTLWLARL from the coding sequence GTGATCAACCCTCTCGTCGCCTCCGACGAGGTCTTTCGAGGACAGGACGTGCGCCGCCGTGGCTACATCCAGGACAGCACGCCGGGCGTCGCGATAACCGTCTCCAACCGCGATCTCGCGCTCATCACGACGCTGCTTGAGATCAATCCCCTTGTCGCTTCGGTCGAGTTCGACATCTCGTTTGCGCTGCCTTCCCTCGGCGACCCCTACGCCCCATTGCGGCACGATTACACGGGAGGCCTCCGAGACCTCGCTCTCGGCGCGGACCCCACGTTTAGCGGCCAGATGACGCCGTGGAACATCGAGATGGTCGGCGGGCACCGCTCGTCCGCGGCCTCTGGCGACGGCACCGGCACGGTGGACGTAGACGTGTACGTCATCGATAGCGGCGTGGACCACCCGGACGTTCACGTCGTGGAGTCCGCCACGTTCTTCCAAGAGGGTGCCGGCCCCGGCTCCTCGCTCCACGGCAACCACGTCGCGGCTATCATCGCGGCAAAGGATGACGGCAGCGGCACGGTCGGCGTCGCTCCGGGCGCCCGTGTCCATTCGCTCGATGTGTTCGACGCCAGCGGCCAGGCTCGCATGAGCCAGATCCTGGCGGCGCTGGATCACGTGATCGCAGCCAAACGGGCCGACCCGTCGCGCCCGATGGTGATCAACATGAGCCTGGGCGCGAGCACGGGCACCACGGAACACAACGCGCTGGACCGCGCCGTGGAAGTCGCCCTCGCCGAGGGAATCACGGTCGTGATCTCGGCCGGAAACGACGCCACAGACGCCGCCCTCGTCTCCCCAGCGCACGTCGAAGACGCCATCACGGTAGGCGCCGTGGACTCCCGCCACCTGTTCGCGTTCGATTTCTCCAACCGTGGCCGCCGCGTCGACGTGCTCGCCCCCGGCGTCCGCGTCGTCTCCGCCGCCGATGGTAGCCGTTTCGCGCGCCTCGACGGCACGTCGATGGCCGCACCTCACGTCGCTGGAGCCGCTGCGCTGATCCTCGCGAAGGCCCCCGGCGCCTCCCCAGACGCCGTGCAGCAGACCATCCGGCGCACCAGCCGCAACACGGTCAATTCTCGCGCCCCTCAGACGACCGGTCGGACGCTCTGGCTGGCTCGCCTCTAG
- a CDS encoding c-type cytochrome: protein MSDASPRPDAPADSSHVLPDAALGDTNDLLIAGHTYDGIREYDNPMPGWWTALFIAGVLFAPVYLLGINVFGFVDTYEEDLAQGQADLAARAAAWAASGPAFETDARALKRYADDPLMVAAGAEVFAGTCASCHGAEGQGAIGPNLTDAYWLHGGAPEEIYEVLNVGVVSKGMPAWGELLSDEERAQATAYIQSIQGTTPPNPKPREGTRYEGI from the coding sequence GTGAGCGACGCCTCCCCCCGCCCCGACGCCCCCGCCGATTCCTCCCACGTCCTCCCCGACGCGGCGCTGGGCGACACCAACGACCTCCTCATCGCGGGCCATACCTACGACGGCATCCGCGAGTACGACAACCCCATGCCGGGTTGGTGGACCGCGCTCTTTATCGCGGGCGTGCTCTTCGCGCCGGTGTACCTGCTCGGCATCAACGTCTTCGGGTTCGTGGACACGTACGAGGAGGACCTCGCGCAGGGCCAGGCCGACCTGGCGGCCCGCGCGGCCGCCTGGGCCGCCAGCGGCCCCGCCTTCGAGACCGACGCGCGCGCGCTCAAGCGCTACGCCGACGATCCGCTCATGGTGGCCGCTGGCGCCGAGGTCTTCGCCGGCACCTGCGCCTCGTGCCACGGCGCCGAAGGCCAGGGCGCCATCGGCCCCAACCTGACGGACGCGTACTGGCTCCACGGCGGCGCGCCAGAGGAGATCTACGAGGTCCTGAACGTGGGCGTTGTCTCCAAGGGGATGCCCGCCTGGGGCGAGTTGCTCTCCGACGAGGAACGCGCGCAGGCGACGGCCTATATCCAGTCCATCCAGGGCACGACGCCGCCCAACCCGAAGCCTCGCGAGGGCACGCGCTACGAGGGCATCTAG
- a CDS encoding cbb3-type cytochrome oxidase subunit 3, with translation MKETVRALETGALAEIAVIAFMVAFVAVCAYAFLLSKKQREDLKNMPLDDAMPAPDAPDAHPRPPASGDGSPSSDVPLLAL, from the coding sequence ATGAAAGAAACCGTCCGCGCCCTCGAAACCGGCGCCCTCGCCGAGATCGCCGTGATCGCGTTCATGGTCGCCTTTGTGGCCGTCTGCGCCTACGCCTTCCTGCTCTCCAAAAAGCAGCGCGAGGACCTGAAGAACATGCCGCTCGACGACGCCATGCCTGCACCCGACGCCCCCGACGCGCACCCGCGCCCCCCGGCCTCTGGCGACGGCAGCCCATCCTCCGACGTCCCCCTCCTCGCCCTCTAG
- the ccoN gene encoding cytochrome-c oxidase, cbb3-type subunit I, whose amino-acid sequence MAEITTPLPAAGGVSSHASGERASGATASRFEVFSYDDRIVRYFVVATTIWGFVGMLVGLLLAIQLPFPGANLGEYLSFGRLRPLHTNAVIFAFAGNAIFAAIYYSTQRLCKARMFSDTMSKIHFWGWQAIIVSAAITLPLGITTSKEYAELEWPIDIAIAVVWVVFAVNFFGTLWHRREKHMYVALWFYIATIVTVAVLHIGNSLAFPVSLTKSYPIYKGVQDALVQWWYGHNAVAFFLTTPFLGLMYYFLPKAAERPVFSYRLSIVHFWSLVFIYIWAGPHHLNYTAVPEWAATLGMVFSVMLWMPSWGGMINGLFTLRGAWHKLRDSVVLKMFVVGITFYGMATFEGPLLSIKTVNALSHYTDWNIAHVHSGALGWNGFMTFGMIYWLVPRLWRTPLWSQKLANAHFWIGTIGILLYVIAMYASGVTQGLMWRAFDQAGRLVYPDFTETVVQVIPMYWVRMIGGSLYLLGVVLMMVNVWKTVRRAPKELPDPAVAVPRQRLAEA is encoded by the coding sequence ATGGCCGAGATCACCACGCCCCTCCCCGCCGCTGGCGGGGTCTCCTCCCACGCCTCTGGCGAGCGCGCCAGCGGCGCGACGGCCTCGCGCTTCGAGGTCTTCTCCTACGACGACCGGATCGTGCGCTACTTCGTCGTCGCGACGACGATCTGGGGCTTTGTCGGGATGCTCGTCGGGCTGCTGCTCGCGATCCAGCTGCCGTTTCCGGGCGCGAACCTGGGCGAGTACCTCAGCTTTGGCCGCTTGCGCCCGCTGCACACCAACGCGGTGATCTTCGCCTTCGCGGGCAACGCCATTTTCGCGGCCATCTACTACAGCACGCAGCGGCTGTGCAAGGCGCGGATGTTCTCGGACACGATGTCCAAGATCCACTTCTGGGGGTGGCAGGCCATCATCGTGAGCGCCGCCATCACGCTCCCGCTCGGCATCACGACGAGCAAGGAGTACGCCGAGTTGGAGTGGCCCATCGACATCGCGATTGCCGTGGTCTGGGTGGTGTTCGCGGTCAACTTCTTCGGGACGCTCTGGCACCGCCGCGAGAAGCACATGTACGTCGCGCTGTGGTTCTACATCGCGACGATCGTGACCGTGGCTGTGCTCCACATCGGCAACAGCCTCGCGTTCCCGGTCTCGCTCACGAAGAGCTACCCGATCTACAAGGGCGTGCAGGACGCGCTCGTGCAGTGGTGGTACGGCCACAACGCCGTCGCCTTTTTCCTCACGACGCCGTTCCTGGGCCTGATGTACTACTTCCTGCCCAAGGCGGCGGAGCGGCCCGTGTTCTCGTACCGGCTGAGCATCGTGCACTTCTGGAGCCTGGTGTTCATCTACATCTGGGCCGGCCCGCACCACCTCAACTACACCGCCGTGCCGGAGTGGGCCGCCACGCTCGGCATGGTGTTTAGCGTTATGCTCTGGATGCCCTCGTGGGGCGGCATGATCAACGGCCTGTTCACGCTCCGCGGCGCGTGGCACAAGCTCCGCGACAGCGTCGTCCTCAAGATGTTCGTCGTCGGCATCACGTTCTACGGCATGGCCACCTTCGAGGGGCCGCTGCTCAGCATCAAGACCGTCAACGCGCTGAGCCACTACACGGACTGGAACATCGCGCACGTGCACAGCGGCGCGCTGGGCTGGAACGGGTTCATGACCTTCGGGATGATCTACTGGCTCGTCCCGCGCCTCTGGCGGACGCCGCTGTGGAGCCAGAAGCTGGCGAACGCGCACTTCTGGATCGGCACGATCGGCATCCTGCTCTACGTCATCGCGATGTACGCCTCTGGCGTGACGCAGGGGCTCATGTGGCGCGCCTTCGACCAGGCCGGCCGCCTGGTCTACCCCGACTTCACCGAGACCGTCGTGCAGGTGATCCCGATGTACTGGGTGCGCATGATCGGCGGGTCGCTGTACTTGCTGGGCGTCGTGCTGATGATGGTCAACGTGTGGAAAACCGTCCGCCGCGCGCCAAAGGAGCTCCCCGATCCCGCCGTCGCCGTGCCTCGCCAGAGGCTCGCAGAAGCGTGA
- a CDS encoding adenylate/guanylate cyclase domain-containing protein: MLNCLAEGRGLPDPFVISLAEDASGRLWMGTGTGLHVWTDTAFEPRGDVDAPVASIASGADGALWIGTYGRGLLRYVEGATAEPVAGTEADNVLTIHARESGAVWAGTDGGGLLRLDPATGELLRVGGVNGLPSDIVPQVLEDASGYLWITSNRGVVRVAPEALEAAARNNTRAPLALFGRADGLPSAEANGGSQPAGAIARDGTLYVPTNGGVAALDPGRIRSNNRPPPVSIERFVVDGEPVPLRGAPIVLAPGAAEFELDYAGLSTFAPAQVRHRFRLDGRDERWTEAGSRREAFYTDLAPGDYTFRVQAANNDGVWSETDATVRFRLKPHFWQTGWFLALCVLAALGLAFGAYRLRTARLRARSVELEGLVDARTRELAEEKAQVEWLNSELSNLNATLQDKVREQLSEIVRGSRLRKYFPKKVVDKILNQEEDVTVASERRRVTIVFSDLAGFTSLSEAMPPEAVTALLNEYLNVMVALVDDHGGTLDKFMGDGIMVLFGAADPMAPQEQAQRALAMGVEMQRAMRRLLADWRARGMAHPLDLRIGLHQADVTVGNFGSDELVEFTAIGRGVNLAARLESACAPGGVLASGEIRSLAPEAFAFGQAQELSLKGIDGTVRAFPVDVAGGDGLAGSPPV, from the coding sequence GTGCTGAACTGCCTCGCGGAAGGACGCGGGCTTCCGGACCCGTTCGTGATCTCGCTAGCGGAGGACGCGAGCGGCCGCCTCTGGATGGGCACGGGAACGGGCCTCCACGTGTGGACCGACACGGCCTTCGAGCCACGCGGCGACGTAGACGCCCCGGTGGCCTCCATCGCCTCTGGCGCAGACGGCGCACTGTGGATCGGGACCTACGGGCGGGGCCTCTTGCGGTACGTCGAGGGCGCCACCGCTGAGCCGGTCGCGGGGACCGAGGCCGACAACGTGCTCACCATCCACGCGCGCGAGAGTGGCGCCGTTTGGGCCGGAACGGACGGCGGCGGCCTCCTCCGCCTCGACCCCGCGACCGGCGAGTTGCTCCGCGTGGGGGGCGTCAACGGGCTCCCGTCCGACATCGTCCCGCAGGTCCTCGAAGACGCTAGCGGGTACCTCTGGATCACGTCCAACCGGGGCGTGGTGCGCGTGGCGCCAGAGGCCTTGGAGGCGGCGGCGCGCAACAACACGCGGGCGCCTCTGGCGCTGTTCGGCCGTGCCGATGGGCTCCCCTCGGCGGAGGCCAACGGGGGCAGCCAGCCCGCGGGCGCCATCGCCCGGGACGGTACGCTTTACGTCCCCACCAACGGCGGCGTGGCCGCGCTCGACCCGGGCCGCATCCGCAGCAACAACCGGCCGCCGCCGGTTTCCATCGAGCGGTTTGTCGTGGACGGTGAGCCCGTCCCGCTCCGCGGCGCCCCTATCGTGCTCGCCCCGGGGGCAGCGGAGTTCGAACTGGACTACGCGGGGCTGAGCACGTTCGCGCCGGCCCAGGTCCGCCACCGCTTCCGGCTGGACGGCCGCGACGAGCGCTGGACGGAGGCCGGGTCCCGCCGGGAGGCGTTCTACACGGACCTCGCGCCCGGCGACTACACCTTCCGCGTCCAGGCCGCCAACAACGACGGCGTGTGGAGCGAGACCGACGCGACGGTCCGCTTCCGACTAAAGCCTCATTTCTGGCAAACCGGTTGGTTCCTCGCGCTTTGCGTGCTCGCCGCGCTTGGCCTCGCGTTCGGAGCCTACCGCCTGCGCACGGCGCGGCTACGCGCCCGCTCGGTGGAGCTGGAGGGCCTCGTGGACGCCCGTACGCGCGAGCTGGCCGAGGAGAAGGCGCAGGTGGAATGGCTCAACAGCGAGCTCTCTAACCTCAACGCCACGCTTCAGGACAAGGTGAGAGAGCAGCTTTCGGAAATCGTCCGGGGCTCACGGCTTCGGAAGTACTTCCCCAAAAAGGTCGTCGACAAGATTCTCAATCAGGAGGAGGACGTGACAGTCGCCAGCGAGCGTCGCCGCGTGACCATCGTTTTCTCCGACCTCGCCGGCTTTACGAGCCTCTCCGAGGCGATGCCGCCAGAGGCCGTCACCGCGCTTCTCAACGAGTACCTCAACGTAATGGTGGCCCTCGTGGACGATCACGGCGGCACCCTGGACAAGTTCATGGGCGACGGCATCATGGTCCTCTTCGGCGCCGCCGACCCCATGGCGCCTCAGGAGCAGGCCCAGCGTGCGCTCGCGATGGGCGTCGAGATGCAGCGCGCCATGCGGAGGCTTCTGGCGGACTGGCGCGCGCGCGGCATGGCGCACCCGTTGGACCTCCGCATCGGGCTCCATCAGGCCGACGTGACTGTCGGCAACTTCGGCTCGGACGAGCTGGTGGAGTTCACCGCCATCGGCCGCGGCGTCAACCTCGCGGCGCGGCTGGAGAGCGCCTGCGCGCCCGGCGGTGTGCTGGCCTCTGGCGAGATCCGCTCGCTTGCGCCAGAGGCGTTCGCGTTTGGCCAGGCACAGGAGCTCTCGCTGAAAGGCATCGATGGCACCGTTCGCGCATTCCCGGTAGACGTTGCCGGAGGCGACGGACTCGCTGGGAGCCCGCCCGTTTGA
- the ccoG gene encoding cytochrome c oxidase accessory protein CcoG, protein MSGFVPLSDVSVLDPPEDVLTTLHADGRRKWMYPTESRGNLWRKRLVLGWALIVLFVGPPLVKIGGKPAVLLDVAAREFTFFGTTFYPTDTLYLMLFGISALLSVALLTALLGRVWCGWGCPQTVYLEFVFRPIERLIEGNENVRQRRDARKDPTWDRLWRKGLKWAVYLAISVALAHVFVSYFVGWERLVRWMTGPPAEHWGYFVLMGATTALVAFDFGIFREQMCTITCPYARFQSVLMDPDSMIVAYDPGRGEPRGRGKNREAGPDGQPLGDCVDCFACVRTCPTGIDIRDGLQMECVACTQCIDACDHIMDATNQPRGLIRYTSENALEGQPTRIVRPRTAIYGALLVALVTLLGTGLATRGSYDTDIGRAVGAPFMELPDGTVANRLRVRVHNQTPKDATFTVEAVSPSGAQTRLVGRPPVRLAAGQMTRAEAWITVPPEAFSGGTVPTVIRLTFEDGTTEDLPFTLLGPTR, encoded by the coding sequence GTGTCTGGCTTCGTTCCGCTCTCCGACGTCTCCGTCCTCGACCCGCCCGAGGACGTCCTCACCACGCTCCACGCCGACGGCCGCCGGAAGTGGATGTACCCGACCGAGAGCCGGGGCAACCTCTGGCGCAAGAGGCTCGTGCTCGGCTGGGCACTGATCGTGCTATTCGTGGGGCCGCCCCTCGTGAAAATCGGCGGCAAGCCGGCGGTCCTGCTGGACGTGGCGGCGCGCGAGTTCACGTTTTTCGGGACCACCTTCTACCCGACGGACACGCTCTATCTGATGCTGTTCGGCATCAGCGCGCTGCTCTCCGTCGCATTGCTGACGGCGCTTCTGGGGCGCGTGTGGTGCGGGTGGGGCTGCCCGCAGACCGTCTACCTGGAGTTCGTCTTCCGGCCCATCGAGCGCCTGATCGAGGGCAACGAGAACGTGCGCCAGAGGCGCGACGCCCGCAAAGACCCGACCTGGGATCGCCTCTGGCGCAAGGGGCTCAAGTGGGCAGTCTACCTCGCGATCTCGGTGGCCCTCGCGCACGTGTTCGTGAGCTACTTCGTGGGGTGGGAACGCCTCGTGCGATGGATGACCGGCCCGCCGGCCGAGCACTGGGGCTACTTCGTGCTCATGGGCGCCACGACGGCGCTTGTCGCCTTCGACTTCGGCATCTTCCGCGAGCAGATGTGCACCATCACGTGCCCGTACGCGCGCTTCCAGAGCGTGCTCATGGACCCGGACTCGATGATCGTGGCCTACGACCCGGGCCGCGGCGAGCCGCGCGGGCGGGGCAAGAACCGGGAGGCGGGGCCGGACGGGCAGCCCCTCGGCGACTGCGTGGACTGCTTCGCGTGCGTCCGCACCTGCCCGACGGGCATCGACATCCGCGACGGGCTCCAGATGGAGTGCGTCGCGTGCACGCAGTGCATCGACGCGTGCGACCATATCATGGACGCCACGAACCAGCCGCGCGGCCTGATCCGCTACACGAGCGAGAACGCGCTGGAGGGGCAGCCGACGCGCATCGTGCGGCCCCGGACGGCCATCTACGGCGCGCTCCTCGTCGCGCTCGTGACGCTGCTCGGGACCGGCCTCGCCACGCGGGGCTCGTACGACACCGACATCGGCCGCGCGGTTGGTGCCCCGTTTATGGAGCTCCCCGATGGGACGGTCGCCAACCGGCTCCGCGTGCGCGTGCACAACCAGACGCCCAAAGACGCCACGTTTACCGTCGAGGCCGTCTCGCCCTCTGGCGCCCAGACGCGCCTCGTGGGGCGCCCTCCCGTCCGCCTCGCCGCGGGCCAGATGACGCGCGCCGAGGCCTGGATCACCGTCCCGCCAGAGGCCTTCAGCGGCGGGACCGTCCCGACCGTGATCCGCCTCACCTTCGAGGACGGGACGACCGAGGACCTCCCGTTCACGCTTCTCGGACCGACGCGCTAG
- a CDS encoding group III truncated hemoglobin codes for MTDLQTEDDVRSVVLAFYRGMETDLVLGPYFAGLDWDAHLPRMVSFWSSSVFQTGAYRGRPFAPHARMPGLSREHFAHWVRRFHRTVDDLFAGAQADLLKARAEQIAGVFQGKLGLWRKDAALDYAEPEVRAPEARGEPARASDRSSEGREN; via the coding sequence ATGACCGATCTCCAAACCGAGGACGACGTCCGCTCGGTTGTTCTTGCCTTCTACCGCGGAATGGAGACGGACCTGGTGCTGGGCCCGTACTTCGCGGGGCTGGACTGGGACGCGCACCTGCCCCGCATGGTCTCCTTCTGGTCGTCCAGCGTGTTTCAGACCGGGGCGTACCGCGGCCGCCCTTTTGCGCCCCACGCCCGGATGCCGGGCCTCTCGCGCGAGCATTTCGCGCACTGGGTGCGTCGCTTCCATCGGACGGTAGACGACCTGTTTGCCGGCGCGCAGGCCGATCTGCTAAAGGCCCGGGCCGAGCAGATCGCGGGCGTTTTCCAGGGCAAGCTCGGCCTCTGGCGGAAAGACGCCGCCTTGGACTATGCCGAGCCAGAGGTCCGTGCGCCAGAGGCTAGAGGCGAGCCAGCCAGAGCGTCCGACCGGTCGTCTGAGGGGCGCGAGAATTGA